The following proteins are co-located in the Vigna angularis cultivar LongXiaoDou No.4 chromosome 2, ASM1680809v1, whole genome shotgun sequence genome:
- the LOC108320385 gene encoding receptor-like protein 6, translated as MVLMCKNVLDFNIVVDLTKGNVGGVIGIGLNVVGSTVDDLTAFLGRNVSPSLIIVYKFFLLFNPATSKKLVYWNQSSDCCQWNGVTCSKGGVIGLDLSEEFIFGGLDNSSLFELEYLQRLNLAYNDFNSSIPVNFGKLKSLRYLNLSNAGFHGQIPNEISHLTDLTTLDLSTPLTSQPILKLQNPNIAMFLQNLAKITELYLDGVMVSAEGKEWCHALSSLQNLEVLSMSSCNISGPIDSSLATLEKLAIVRLSLNDISSSVPEFFANFSNLNVLEISSCSLNGLFPKGIFQLQTLKVLDISNNKDLHGVLPNFLPHAALHTMNLSKTDFSGKLPGSISNLTQLVQLDLSFNRFTGPLPSFKMVKNLRYLSISNNNLTGVITTTHFEGLENLLYINLGDNYLSGNIPMSLFTLLSLQELTLSHNGLNGLLYELTNASSSKLELIDLSSNRLNGPIPVSLFHIKGLRFLQLSDNEFNGTMRLDVVQGLQNLHTLGLSHNKLSVDATLNDDHAISSLPSMKYLFLGACNLGEFPGFLRNQNQINALDLSNNQIQGEIPNWIWRFQSLVYLNLSNNFLTNMEGPFHDLNSNLFILDLHSNKLTGLVPTFTKFAVHLDYSNNSFIGAPLDLDKHVPFVYFFSLSNNNFQGKIPKSFCNLSSLRLLDLSYNRFNGLIPKCLMRRNSTLRVLNLAQNKLQDYVSDTISSSCSLRFLNLNGNLLEGVIPSTLANCKSLQVLNLGNNMFDDRFPCFLMKISTLRVLILRSNKLNGPIACPRSTSNWEMLHIVDLAFNNFTGILPGPVLRSLKQMMRRDTKSHEKYGNLFFDMFDDGDIMVYNNLSSCVNKFLVIKLYGLLETEPYDVLVHIFNYYSVTNEYGGRYLDSVTVVDKALQMKLLKIPTIFASLDLSSNHFEGPIPQELVNLSALNVLNLSHNTFSSHIPSSIGNLMNIESLDLSNNRLSGKIPSEFAGLNFLAYLNLSLNHLWGEIPTGAQMQTFDTSSFEGNEGLCGPPLRDCSSDSGGHSSPTPVYEMHGSIDWSFLSVELGFIFGFGIVILPLIFFNCWRLLYWKHVDDLLYMLVPQLGFLYEHHKGQRYRSLRWIG; from the exons ATGGTGTTGATGTGCAAGAATGTTTTGGACTTCAACATTGTCGTTGATCTTACCAAAGGAAACGTTGGTGGAGTCATTGGAATTGGTCTCAATGTTGTTGGTTCAACAGTTGATGACCTCACTGCCTTCTTAGGCCGAAATGTTTCTCCTTCTTTGATAATTGTTTATAAGTTCTT CCTTCTATTCAACCCAGCCACATCCAAAAAATTGGTTTACTGGAACCAAAGTAGCGATTGCTGTCAATGGAATGGAGTAACATGCAGCAAGGGCGGTGTCATTGGTCTTGACTTGAGTGAGGAGTTTATTTTTGGAGGACTAGATAATTCCAGTCTCTTTGAACTGGAATATTTGCAGAGGTTGAATCTGGCTTACAATGATTTCAATTCTTCCATTCCTGTGAACTTCGGCAAGCTAAAGAGTTTGAGGTATTTGAATTTATCAAATGCTGGATTTCATGGCCAGATTCCAAATGAGATTTCTCATCTGACAGATTTGACAACACTTGACTTGTCAACACCACTTACCTCACAACCTATTCTTAAACTCCAGAATCCAAATATTGCAATGTTTTTGCAGAATCTTGCAAAAATCACAGAACTATACCTTGATGGTGTAATGGTATCTGCTGAGGGAAAGGAGTGGTGTCATGCTCTATCTTCTCTTCAAAATCTTGAAGTGTTGAGTATGTCATCATGCAATATCTCTGGACCAATTGATTCTTCGCTAGCAACACTTGAGAAACTCGCAATAGTTAGATTGAGTCTGAATGACATCTCAAGTTCGGTGCCAGAATTCTTTGCAAATTTCTCCAATTTGAATGTCTTAGAGATCAGCAGTTGCTCGCTGAATGGTCTCTTTCCAAAGGGCATCTTTCAACTTCAAACCCTAAAGGTTCTTGATATATCAAACAACAAGGATCTTCATGGAGTTTTGCCAAACTTCTTACCACATGCTGCTCTTCACACCATGAATCTTAGTAAGACAGATTTCTCTGGTAAGTTACCAGGTTCTATTTCAAATCTTACTCAGCTTGTTCAATTGGACTTGTCTTTTAATAGGTTTACTGGTCCGCTTCCCTCTTTCAAGATGGTAAAAAATCTCAGATATTTATCAATCTCGAACAATAATCTGACAGGAGTTATTACTACAACTCATTTTGAGGGACTTGAAAATCTCCTCTATATCAATTTAGGAGATAATTACCTTAGTGGAAACATTCCAATGTCTCTTTTTACACTTCTATCTTTGCAAGAGCTTACACTTTCTCATAATGGACTTAATGGTTTATTATATGAACTTACCAATGCTTCTTCCTCAAAATTAGAGTTGATTGACTTGAGCAGCAATAGATTGAATGGCCCTATTCCCGTATCTCTCTTTCATATTAAAGGACTTCGTTTCCTACAACTTTCTGACAATGAATTCAATGGCACCATGCGGCTTGATGTGGTTCAAGGGCTTCAAAATTTGCATACATTAGGTCTTTCTCACAATAAATTATCAGTTGATGCAACTCTTAATGATGATCATGCCATTTCATCCCTTCCGAgcatgaaatatttatttttgggtGCTTGCAATTTAGGAGAATTTCCGGGGTTCTTGAGAAACCAAAACCAAATAAATGCTTTAGACCTATCCAACAACCAGATTCAAGGAGAAATACCAAACTGGATTTGGAGATTTCAATCTCTGGTTTATTTAAACCTTTCCAACAATTTTCTCACAAATATGGAAGGACCCTTTCATGATCTGAATTCCAACCTATTCATTCTTGATCTTCATTCCAATAAACTTACTGGATTAGTTCCCACTTTCACAAAATTTGCGGTCCATTTGGACTACTCAAACAATAGTTTCATTGGTGCCCCACTCGACCTGGATAAGCATGTTCCTTTTGTATACTTTTTCTCCCTTTCAAATAACAACTTTCAAGGAAAAATCCCTAAGTCCTTTTGTAATCTGTCTTCTCTCCGGTTACTTGATCTTTCTTATAATCGCTTCAATGGTCTCATCCCCAAGTGCTTGATGAGAAGGAACAGTACCCTCCGAGTACTAAATCTTGCTCAAAACAAACTCCAGGATTATGTTTCTGACACCATTTCAAGTTCATGCAGTTTAAGATTCCTCAATCTCAATGGAAATCTCTTGGAAGGTGTTATCCCAAGCACACTTGCAAATTGCAAGAGTCTACAAGTCTTAAATCTTGGAAACAATATGTTTGACGATAGATTTCCTTGCTTCTTGATGAAAATTTCCACCCTGCGAGTGCTGATTTTGAGGTCAAACAAACTCAATGGTCCTATTGCATGCCCACGTAGCACTAGCAATTGGGAGATGCTCCACATTGTTGATCTAGCCTTCAATAACTTCACTGGTATTCTCCCTGGACCAGTTTTGAGAAGCTTGAAACAAATGATGCGACGTGATACCAAATCCCATGAGAAGTACGGGAATCTATtttttgatatgtttgatgatGGTGACATCATGGTTTACAATAATTTGTCGTCGTGTGTCAACAAATttctagtaataaaattgtacGGATTGTTGGAAACTGAACCTTATGATGTGCTTGTccacatatttaattattatagcGTTACAAACGAATATGGAGGTCGCTACTTGGATTCAGTTACAGTTGTGGACAAAGCTTTGCAAATGAAGTTGCTCAAAATTCCCACTATCTTTGCTTCCTTGGATCTCTCCTCCAACCATTTTGAAGGTCCAATACCTCAAGAACTTGTGAATTTGAGTGCACTGAATGTTCTTAACTTGTCACATAATACTTTCTCAAGCCACATCCCCTCATCAATTggaaatttgatgaatatagaATCCTTGGACTTGTCAAACAATAGGTTGAGCGGAAAAATCCCTTCTGAGTTTGCTGGTTTAAACTTTCTAGCATACTTGAATCTCTCACTTAACCATTTGTGGGGGGAAATTCCCACAGGTGCTCAAATGCAAACATTTGATACGAGTTCTTTTGAAGGCAATGAAGGATTATGTGGGCCACCACTAAGAGATTGCAGCAGTGATAGTGGGGGACATTCATCTCCAACACCAGTATATGAAATGCATGGATCAATTGACTGGAGTTTCTTAAGTGTGGAACTGGGATTTATCTTTGGCTTTGGAATTGTTATCCTCccccttattttttttaactgttGGAGGCTTTTGTATTGGAAGCATGTGGATGACCTACTTTACATGCTTGTTCCTCAACTTGGTTTCCTTTATGAACATCATAAAGGACAAAGGTACAGGTCTTTAAGGTGGATCGGATAG
- the LOC108320400 gene encoding uncharacterized protein LOC108320400, with amino-acid sequence MDEDIEVVFHHRGKLVNDGKLKYEGGETSRFMFDPDVWSYFVVVSVVKSLGYHGLKDMWYSIGGASVLEDKLEPLCDDTGALHMVNLARLNGEVHVFLIHPVSEPDVIHMLEYVGNDEGQVEERGDVDCEEVEVDAVMEEEVVRVEEVGGVLEEMGNVDGEEQEMGEQVLVEAVMEEEVVSVEEVCGVSEEMGEQVEVEAVMEEKVDGVEEVCGVLEEIGEQVEVEAAMEEEVDGVEEVCGVLEEMGEQVEVEAVMEEEVDGVEEENEVEGYVEIQSWNSSFENGSGDGNNECLEGLVDVNVGCDIDDDIHADFEGNVEVEVQSMSNDSSEPCSSVSSDSMFDVNVEGGNDRGLSDDEWESEQLISGAESDEDDTDVEGYGTFATFVLPKSVVDFKWEVGTYFAEKQDILEAIKSYALDNGRNIKFVKNDKQRMRFKCVGAKGKFPWRLYCGYMKAVKTWQLRTMLDNHTCSREFNLKLIDAKWLSKKIQKTIRDNPTVKGVDIREKVQRKWNIGISRCMAYRAKNIATEQIDGSFKEKYKRLYDYAHELVAKNPGSTVKLKVEDVGGKVIFKRFYVCLKACKDSFMSCRPIIGLDGAFLKGKYGGELLTAVGRDGNEQMLPIAYCVVEVDNKDSWRWFLELLVDDLGGAELCFSFTFISDQQKGLLHAIDELLPLVDQRFCVRHMYANFRKKYPGKNLKRLMWRAATATHP; translated from the exons ATGGACGAGGATATTGAGGTTGTCTTTCACCATCGAGGGAAATTAGTTAATGATGGGAAGCTTAAGTATGAAGGGGGGGAGACATCTAGGTTTATGTTTGACCCAGATGTTTGGAGTTATTTCGTGGTTGTTAGTGTAGTGAAATCTTTGGGATACCATGGGCTTAAAGATATGTGGTACTCTATAGGAGGGGCTTCAGTGTTGGAGGATAAGTTAGAGCCTCTGTGTGATGACACTGGTGCCCTGCATATGGTTAATTTAGCTAGGCTGAATGGTGAGGTGCATGTGTTTTTGATACACCCTGTTTCTGAACCCGATGTCATACATATGCTAGAATATGTTGGTAATGACGAAGGACAAGTTGAAGAGAGGGGTGATGTTGATTgtgaagaagtggaagttgatgctgttatggaggaagaggttgttAGAGTTGAAGAAGTTGGTGGTGTGTTGGAAGAGATGGGTAATGTTGATGGTGAAGAACAAGAGATGGGTGAACAAGTGTTAGTTGAGGctgttatggaggaagaggttgttAGTGTTGAAGAAGTTTGTGGTGTGTCGGAAGAGATGGGTGAACAAGTGGAAGTTGAGGCTGTTATGGAGGAAAAGGTTGATGGAGTTGAAGAAGTTTGTGGTGTGTTGGAAGAGATTGGTGAACAAGTGGAAGTTGAGGCTgctatggaggaagaggttgatGGAGTTGAAGAAGTTTGTGGTGTGTTGGAAGAGATGGGTGAACAAGTGGAAGTTGAGGctgttatggaggaagaggttgatGGAGTTGAAGAAGAGAATGAAGTTGAAGGTTATGTGGAAATCCAAAGCTGGAATTCCTCTTTTGAGAATGGTAGTGGTGATGGAAATAATGAGTGCTTGGAGGGGCTTGTTGATGTCAATGTTGGTTGTGATATAGATGATGATATACATGCAGATTTTGAGGGAAATGTGGAAGTGGAAGTCCAAAGTATGTCAAATGACTCTAGTGAACCATGTTCTAGTGTGAGTTCTGATAGCATGTTTGATGTTAACGTGGAGGGTGGGAATGATAGAGGTTTGTCAGATGATGAGTGGGAATCTGAACAATTAATTAGTGGAGCAGAAAGTGATGAAGACGATACCGATGTAGAGGGTTATGGGACTTTTGCAACATTCGTCTTGCCAAAAAGTGTGGTTGACTTTAAGTGGGAAGTTGGGACATATTTTGCTGAAAAGCAAGACATTTTGGAGGCTATAAAAAGTTATGCGTTGGATAATGGAAGAAATATTAAGTTTGTTAAGAATGATAAACAAAGAATGAGGTTCAAGTGTGTGGGTGCAAAAGGTAAATTCCCTTGGAGGTTATATTGTGGCTATATGAAGGCAGTGAAAACATGGCAATTGAGAACAATGCTGGACAACCATACCTGCAGCAGGGAATTCAACCTTAAATTAATTGATGCCAAGTGGTTGAGCAAGAAGATACAAAAAACTATTAGAGATAATCCTACAGTTAAGGGTGTGGATATAAGGGAAAAAGTTCAAAGGAAATGGAACATTGGTATTTCAAGGTGTATGGCCTATAGGGCCAAAAACATAGCAACAGAGCAAATTGATGGCTCTTTCAAAGAAAAGTATAAAAGGTTATATGATTATGCCCATGAGTTGGTGGCCAAAAATCCAGGATCAACAGTGAAACTAAAGGTTGAGGATGTGGGGGGTAAAGTCATTTTCAAGAGATTCTATGTATGTTTAAAGGCTTGCAAAGACAGTTTTATGTCATGCAGGCCAATTATTGGTTTAGATGGAGCATTTTTGAAAGGTAAGTACGGTGGTGAGTTGTTAACAGCTGTGGGCCGAGATGGGAATGAGCAGATGTTGCCAATTGCATACTGTGTTGTTGAAGTTGACAACAAGGATTCATGGAGGTGGTTCTTGGAACTGTTGGTAGATGACCTTGGAGGGGCTGaactttgtttttcatttacCTTTAtatcagaccaacaaaag GGTCTACTTCATGCAATAGATGAATTGCTTCCTTTAGTTGACCAAAGGTTTTGTGTGAGACATATGTATGCCAACTTCAGGAAGAAATATCCTGGTAAAAATCTTAAGCGTTTAATGTGGAGGGCAGCTACAGCCACACATCCATAA